A region from the Hyalangium gracile genome encodes:
- a CDS encoding AAA family ATPase codes for MLFSVVPASTEVAPAQRERALLIREKWDDRFEFETTFLLVVFDMNGARHDVGAVKIGQFGMESQRSPALPDDFDSLDERFFSLGQDENYYETLSQLEGGLGRRILEGLRDVADEPSLYERARHEPVMGKSLLRFIREETVLGRFHRLARGDVRLMGFKFAYTFPRPEGADTPPLSLSFEVSPRSRPPTNIHALIGRNGVGKTRCLNSMTRSLVEQRPEAAQVGAFESLEEERRAGLFANLVSVTFSAFDPFGPLPEPHAMGYTYVGLKRAPAGAGDGQKLPPKTVDELTDDFVASVGRCRSGARALRWRRALETLEADPLFKDEDVTALARSDADVGEAGRSEGEGAGWRSRAKRLYERLSAGHKIVLLTLTRLVETVDERTLVLIDEPEAHLHPPLLAAFVRSLSDLLMQRNGVAIIATHSPVVLQEAPRTCVWILQRSGAEVRADRPGIETFGENVGILTREVFGLEVTHAGFHRLLEEAVAETGGAYEAVLERFGRQLGTEARVIARGLSAESDSAPPEDAA; via the coding sequence ATGCTCTTCAGCGTCGTTCCAGCCAGCACCGAGGTGGCCCCGGCTCAGCGGGAGAGGGCCTTGCTGATCCGGGAGAAGTGGGACGACCGGTTCGAGTTCGAGACGACGTTCCTGCTGGTCGTCTTCGACATGAACGGGGCACGCCATGACGTCGGGGCGGTGAAGATCGGCCAGTTCGGGATGGAGAGCCAGCGCTCACCGGCGCTCCCGGACGACTTCGACAGCCTGGACGAGCGGTTCTTCTCCCTGGGGCAGGACGAGAACTACTACGAGACGCTCAGCCAGCTCGAGGGCGGCCTGGGGCGCCGCATCCTCGAGGGCCTGAGGGACGTGGCCGACGAGCCCTCCTTGTACGAGCGCGCGCGCCACGAGCCGGTGATGGGCAAGTCGCTGCTGCGCTTCATCCGCGAGGAGACGGTGCTCGGGCGCTTCCATCGGCTCGCCCGGGGCGACGTGCGGCTCATGGGCTTCAAGTTCGCCTACACGTTCCCGAGGCCCGAGGGAGCGGACACGCCGCCGCTCTCGCTGTCCTTCGAGGTGAGCCCGCGCTCCCGGCCACCCACGAACATCCACGCGCTGATCGGCAGGAATGGAGTCGGCAAGACGCGCTGCCTGAACAGCATGACGCGCTCGCTGGTGGAGCAGCGCCCGGAGGCGGCCCAGGTAGGTGCCTTCGAGTCCCTGGAGGAGGAGCGGCGCGCGGGGCTCTTCGCCAACCTGGTCTCCGTCACGTTCAGCGCGTTCGATCCCTTCGGCCCGCTGCCCGAGCCTCACGCGATGGGCTACACGTACGTGGGGCTGAAGCGGGCTCCCGCCGGAGCCGGGGATGGGCAGAAGCTGCCGCCCAAGACGGTGGATGAGCTGACGGACGACTTCGTGGCGAGCGTCGGCAGGTGCCGCTCCGGTGCCCGCGCGCTGCGCTGGCGCCGGGCGCTGGAGACGCTGGAGGCTGATCCCCTCTTCAAGGACGAGGACGTGACAGCGCTCGCGCGGAGTGACGCCGACGTGGGCGAGGCAGGGCGCTCGGAGGGCGAGGGCGCCGGGTGGCGGAGCCGAGCGAAGCGGCTCTACGAGCGGCTGAGCGCGGGGCACAAGATAGTGCTGCTGACGCTCACCCGGCTGGTGGAGACGGTGGATGAGCGCACGCTGGTGTTGATCGACGAGCCCGAGGCGCACCTGCACCCGCCGCTGCTCGCGGCGTTCGTGCGCAGCCTGTCGGACCTGCTCATGCAGCGCAACGGTGTCGCCATCATCGCGACGCACTCGCCAGTGGTGCTCCAGGAGGCGCCGCGCACGTGCGTGTGGATCCTCCAGCGCTCTGGCGCCGAGGTGCGCGCGGACAGGCCGGGCATCGAGACGTTCGGGGAGAACGTGGGCATCCTCACGCGCGAAGTCTTCGGGCTGGAGGTGACGCACGCCGGCTTCCACAGGCTGCTGGAGGAGGCGGTGGCCGAGACAGGAGGAGCCTACGAGGCCGTCCTGGAGCGCTTCGGGAGGCAGCTCGGCACCGAGGCGCGAGTCATCGCGCGCGGGCTGAGCGCGGAGAGCGACTCCGCTCCCCCCGAAGACGCCGCCTGA
- a CDS encoding HNH endonuclease — MRKLSRPKEAPATVFLECVEGVAELGLRERFLRVRPDIEAAAKAFEAAARAGALYTLEEEEDVAGVVTKAEMSDLYDGRMARRGSPGRATYDRLMLLARGICPLCGQRTVSTLDHHLPRSKFPSLAVTPDNLVPACLNCNQAKRDQRPRTAREQTFHPYFDDFGQEPWLHAELIEGTPPSVRFSVQPPESWPEERGARVRHHFKTYQLGKLYAVHAGVELVNLRHGLLWLQKKGGAKKVRAYLKDEAASRAAAEPNSWQTALYQALSTSEWFCGEGLRRIRAPGP; from the coding sequence ATGCGTAAGCTCTCCAGGCCCAAGGAGGCACCGGCGACCGTCTTCCTCGAGTGCGTGGAGGGCGTGGCGGAGCTGGGGTTGAGGGAGCGCTTCCTGCGTGTGAGGCCGGACATCGAGGCGGCCGCCAAGGCGTTCGAGGCCGCCGCGAGGGCGGGAGCGCTCTACACCCTGGAAGAGGAGGAGGATGTCGCGGGGGTGGTGACGAAGGCGGAGATGTCCGACCTCTACGATGGGAGGATGGCGCGGCGCGGCTCGCCTGGGCGAGCCACCTACGACAGGTTGATGCTGCTGGCGCGCGGTATCTGCCCCTTGTGCGGACAGCGGACGGTGTCGACGTTGGATCACCACCTGCCGCGCTCGAAGTTCCCGTCGCTCGCCGTGACGCCCGACAACCTGGTCCCGGCGTGCCTCAACTGCAACCAGGCGAAGCGAGACCAGCGTCCGAGGACGGCGAGGGAGCAGACGTTCCACCCGTACTTCGATGACTTCGGGCAGGAGCCGTGGCTGCACGCCGAGCTCATCGAGGGGACGCCGCCCAGCGTGCGCTTCTCGGTGCAGCCTCCGGAGAGCTGGCCGGAGGAGCGGGGAGCGCGGGTGAGGCACCACTTCAAGACGTACCAGCTGGGCAAGCTCTACGCGGTGCACGCGGGGGTGGAGCTGGTGAACCTGCGGCATGGGCTGCTGTGGCTGCAGAAGAAGGGCGGGGCGAAGAAGGTGCGCGCCTACCTGAAGGACGAGGCGGCGAGCCGCGCGGCGGCGGAGCCGAACTCCTGGCAGACGGCGCTGTACCAGGCGCTGAGTACGAGCGAATGGTTCTGCGGCGAGGGGCTCAGGAGGATCCGAGCCCCAGGCCCGTGA
- a CDS encoding IS66 family transposase, which yields MLRDLLLPGREGEALARVLSWVASPLEQTAAEPLAGTLERLQLLWRAAEEDLLAARIMLLDTTPLPVLDASHAQRPRRGSLWRYIGDEQTALYRYSPLAENLEQQGPEPLLSRRKGYVVASGPSRFETALLRQGIIPCGCNLLPRRLFLEAQERGDLRSRMPVATFQHLYAVEADLREKSPEVRRARRQELSKPAYDDLVGWCMRWLPDEPPSSALGQAIHHVLDNESSLRRFLYDGLVPIDTASFERLRGHEALVREAPLLASSDAGAQRAACLFTLVSCCQLAGVEPVEYLLDVLPRLSPAMPQAELVHLLPSRWRVSPRRALTGLGLGSS from the coding sequence ATGCTAAGAGATCTGCTGCTCCCAGGACGCGAGGGCGAGGCACTGGCTCGGGTGCTCAGCTGGGTCGCGTCTCCCCTCGAGCAGACCGCGGCGGAGCCCCTCGCTGGAACCCTGGAGCGGCTCCAGCTCCTGTGGCGCGCCGCCGAGGAGGACCTGCTGGCAGCCAGGATCATGCTCCTGGACACCACGCCCCTGCCCGTCCTGGACGCCTCCCACGCCCAGCGCCCAAGGCGCGGCTCCCTCTGGCGCTACATCGGCGACGAGCAGACCGCGCTCTACCGCTACTCCCCCCTCGCCGAGAACCTCGAGCAACAGGGACCGGAGCCCCTGCTCTCCAGGCGCAAGGGCTATGTCGTCGCCAGCGGCCCCAGCCGCTTCGAGACAGCCTTGCTACGGCAGGGCATCATCCCCTGCGGCTGCAACCTGCTGCCTCGCCGCCTCTTCCTCGAGGCCCAGGAGCGCGGCGATTTGCGCTCGCGCATGCCCGTGGCCACCTTCCAGCACCTGTATGCCGTGGAGGCGGACCTCCGCGAGAAGTCTCCCGAGGTCCGCCGCGCCAGGCGCCAGGAGCTGAGCAAGCCCGCCTATGATGATCTGGTGGGCTGGTGCATGCGCTGGCTGCCGGATGAACCGCCCTCCTCGGCGCTGGGGCAGGCCATCCATCATGTGCTCGACAACGAGTCGTCGCTGCGCCGCTTCCTCTACGATGGCCTCGTCCCCATCGACACCGCCAGCTTCGAGCGGCTCCGGGGGCACGAGGCGCTCGTGCGCGAGGCGCCCCTGCTCGCCAGCAGTGACGCGGGTGCCCAACGGGCCGCCTGCCTCTTCACCCTGGTGAGCTGCTGCCAGCTGGCCGGCGTCGAGCCCGTCGAGTATCTGCTCGACGTCCTGCCTCGCCTGTCCCCGGCCATGCCCCAGGCCGAGCTCGTCCATCTGCTGCCTTCTCGCTGGCGCGTCTCGCCGAGACGGGCGCTCACGGGCCTGGGGCTCGGATCCTCCTGA
- a CDS encoding serine/threonine-protein kinase → MAKEEAPEPVRPPSAMTEVGAWRLLELRSWGGYGTVYRAEPVGRPGAGPFALKLALQAMDARFLREAELLRRVRHAHVPRLYDTGWWEHPAGRFPYLVMEWFEGVSLYDWGRGRELSSRQVLRVLASAARALEATHAVEAVHRDVKGDNMLVRPEDSHLMLLDFGAGDFRGAPTLTREVLPPGTPGYRSPEALRFQERYWRTAGVRYEPGPADDLYALGVTAYRLVTGAYPPPPVPGEQVKEDPTIPTIGSEPPEKWATMSPELAGMIRQLLSEEPATRGSAGRVAEVMEEAVERSGPEADQPIRRRAQRVPGGRQSKCGSSGPGRERWSWLSVAAGLALTVGLTTALVLRGQRDTGEQAPPRLLEEEGPPGWEEGSADAGTSLATELLAVSVSEELPEPGWQGLGEEVPKDPLPGQARPPCKQRGAVVINKGCWGRPEVSTPPCGEGEYEWEGRCYRPLLGLPRPATSQPR, encoded by the coding sequence ATGGCGAAGGAGGAAGCGCCCGAACCGGTTCGACCCCCATCGGCGATGACGGAGGTGGGGGCCTGGAGGCTGCTCGAGCTGCGCAGCTGGGGAGGGTACGGCACGGTGTACCGGGCCGAGCCGGTGGGGAGACCTGGGGCGGGCCCGTTCGCGCTCAAGCTCGCGCTGCAAGCGATGGATGCCCGCTTCCTGAGAGAGGCGGAGCTGCTGCGTCGAGTGCGGCACGCGCATGTGCCGAGGCTCTACGACACGGGGTGGTGGGAGCACCCGGCGGGCCGTTTTCCGTACTTGGTGATGGAGTGGTTCGAAGGGGTGTCCCTGTATGATTGGGGGCGAGGGCGGGAGCTCAGCTCGAGGCAGGTGCTGAGGGTGCTGGCGTCCGCGGCCAGGGCGTTGGAGGCGACGCATGCCGTGGAGGCGGTCCACCGCGACGTCAAGGGAGACAACATGCTGGTGCGGCCAGAAGACTCGCATCTCATGCTGCTGGACTTCGGAGCCGGGGACTTCCGCGGTGCACCCACGCTCACGCGAGAAGTGTTGCCACCGGGGACGCCGGGCTATCGCAGTCCCGAGGCGCTGCGCTTCCAGGAGCGCTACTGGAGGACGGCGGGAGTTCGCTACGAGCCAGGACCAGCGGATGATCTCTACGCCTTGGGAGTCACAGCCTACCGGCTGGTGACGGGCGCGTACCCACCGCCGCCGGTGCCAGGCGAGCAGGTGAAGGAGGACCCGACGATTCCGACGATAGGCTCCGAGCCACCGGAGAAGTGGGCGACGATGAGTCCGGAGTTGGCGGGGATGATCCGCCAGTTGCTCTCGGAGGAGCCGGCGACGCGAGGGAGCGCGGGCCGGGTGGCCGAGGTGATGGAGGAGGCGGTGGAGAGGAGCGGGCCCGAGGCGGATCAGCCCATCCGCCGGAGGGCCCAGCGGGTTCCAGGAGGGCGCCAGAGCAAGTGTGGCTCATCGGGTCCTGGGCGGGAGAGGTGGTCCTGGCTGAGCGTGGCGGCGGGGCTGGCGCTGACAGTGGGGCTCACGACGGCCCTGGTGCTCAGAGGGCAGAGAGACACTGGGGAGCAAGCGCCACCGCGGTTGCTGGAGGAGGAGGGGCCTCCGGGATGGGAAGAGGGGAGCGCGGATGCGGGCACCTCACTGGCGACGGAGTTGCTCGCGGTGAGCGTGAGCGAGGAGCTGCCCGAGCCCGGGTGGCAGGGACTTGGAGAGGAGGTACCCAAGGATCCACTGCCGGGGCAGGCAAGGCCACCGTGCAAGCAGCGGGGAGCGGTGGTGATCAACAAGGGCTGCTGGGGACGTCCGGAGGTTTCAACGCCTCCCTGTGGGGAGGGAGAGTACGAGTGGGAAGGACGCTGCTATCGCCCGCTTCTCGGCCTACCGCGTCCCGCGACCTCGCAGCCGAGGTAG
- a CDS encoding metallophosphoesterase: MPATLRILHISDLHAILGRHAWRVQRVLGDAWKRNLDELLEDGQFDLVCFTGDVAHGGKAEEYALAQSLLTQLLEPLGLSMDRLFVVPGNHDIDRDLGKAAWEMLRKNLGRTDPGALAQWMAEDRPPLGYEKGQRELLLSRQAAYREWVGKTLKRPELLPENSPHGTLGFRSTLRLPGLPDIHVIGLDSAWAAGDDHDSGKLLLTVDQVGALTTGSDGKPLSGFRLALVHHPLTDLFDEKHVSQLLADNVDLLLRGHLHETSVETLMEPGRLSRQLAAGSLYASDRWPNACHAITVHFDERGRPSRYALRFRTWSPNGHWFDDGGVYPEARGGRLSWPPDSPAPLPSKDTRPPPLVFIGRDAELSRMARCVLPEDKRPPVPVSIQGMPGLGKTTLAEHFFALHEQHFPGGLLRLVLDPQAPLRAVQLLQQLAERLGLLVGLERLAERIREHLHDSRVLLLVENVDSEPAAEQSVALVRQLRGCPLLLTGRLMGLGGAAGWEVIEVPLFAETQALEQLDAEWRTAQPSELPQRKELARELGYLPLALHLAAGYLRIGGLDASSFLNELRAQKLSLAPRDKADRLLDGTHGRERAVLASTFELSLRLLRKQLGADAERMLSGLEALGHAPVSGFGTRLGAAVAGLSEEELRKLLHNALLLSLLSQIPHTERPDGAWRIHPLVAEFLRHQPAATAGFARLSEWFLTRLPELEPGREQEQGQSWKELHQETAALVEWLARVPQEDLVEVERAGTDYARQNGPYAAWIAFCERALKSSPSDDARSNLLWTLGLVSYQGGALDRGLSAAEEKIRLDEGRKDEREVALASGMRADILQARGQLDEALRIRREEELPVYGLPTFSRPAASSTRPCASVAKSSFPSSRSWATSAHCS; the protein is encoded by the coding sequence ATGCCCGCGACGCTGCGCATCCTCCACATCTCAGACCTGCATGCGATCCTCGGGCGCCATGCCTGGCGGGTGCAGCGCGTGCTCGGCGACGCATGGAAGCGCAACCTCGACGAGCTGCTCGAGGATGGCCAGTTCGACCTCGTGTGCTTCACCGGAGATGTGGCCCACGGCGGAAAGGCGGAGGAGTACGCCCTGGCCCAGTCCCTCCTCACCCAGTTGCTCGAACCTCTCGGGCTCTCCATGGACCGGCTCTTCGTCGTCCCGGGCAACCATGACATCGACCGCGACCTGGGGAAGGCCGCGTGGGAGATGCTCCGCAAGAACCTTGGCCGCACCGACCCCGGCGCCCTGGCCCAATGGATGGCCGAGGACAGGCCTCCCCTGGGTTATGAGAAAGGACAGCGGGAGCTGCTCCTCTCCAGGCAGGCCGCGTACCGCGAATGGGTGGGCAAGACCCTCAAGCGACCCGAGCTGCTTCCTGAGAACTCTCCCCACGGTACCCTCGGCTTCCGAAGCACGCTCCGGTTGCCCGGCCTTCCCGACATCCACGTCATCGGCCTCGACTCGGCCTGGGCCGCTGGTGACGACCACGACTCGGGCAAGCTCCTGCTCACCGTCGATCAGGTCGGTGCCCTGACGACCGGCTCGGATGGCAAGCCGCTCTCCGGCTTCCGGCTTGCGCTCGTCCACCATCCCCTCACAGATCTCTTCGACGAGAAGCACGTCTCCCAGCTCCTCGCTGACAACGTGGATCTGCTCCTGCGCGGGCACCTCCATGAGACCTCTGTCGAGACGCTGATGGAGCCGGGTCGCCTCTCTCGACAGCTCGCCGCGGGCAGCCTCTACGCCAGTGACCGCTGGCCCAACGCCTGCCATGCCATCACGGTCCACTTTGACGAGCGGGGTCGCCCCTCTCGGTACGCGCTGCGCTTCAGGACCTGGTCTCCCAATGGGCACTGGTTCGATGACGGTGGCGTCTACCCCGAGGCCCGTGGCGGGCGGCTGTCCTGGCCTCCCGATTCCCCTGCTCCCCTCCCTTCAAAGGATACTCGGCCCCCACCGCTCGTCTTCATTGGCCGCGACGCGGAGCTGAGCCGGATGGCTCGCTGTGTGCTGCCCGAGGACAAGCGGCCTCCGGTCCCTGTGTCCATCCAGGGCATGCCGGGTCTCGGGAAGACCACCCTCGCCGAGCACTTCTTCGCGCTCCACGAACAGCACTTCCCGGGAGGACTGCTGCGCCTGGTGCTCGACCCCCAAGCGCCGCTGCGAGCGGTTCAGCTCCTTCAGCAGCTCGCCGAGCGGCTCGGGCTCCTTGTCGGCCTGGAGAGGTTGGCCGAGAGGATCCGCGAGCACCTGCACGACTCCAGGGTGCTGTTGCTGGTGGAGAACGTGGACTCCGAGCCCGCCGCCGAGCAGAGCGTGGCACTGGTGCGGCAGCTGCGCGGCTGCCCATTGCTGCTCACCGGGCGCCTGATGGGACTCGGGGGTGCGGCTGGATGGGAGGTGATCGAGGTACCGCTCTTTGCGGAAACTCAGGCACTCGAGCAGCTCGACGCTGAGTGGCGGACAGCCCAGCCCTCCGAGCTACCACAGCGCAAGGAACTGGCACGGGAGCTCGGCTACCTGCCCCTGGCGCTGCACCTGGCGGCAGGCTACTTGCGCATCGGCGGGCTCGACGCCTCCAGCTTCCTCAACGAGCTGCGAGCCCAGAAGCTCAGCCTCGCCCCCCGCGACAAGGCCGACCGCCTGCTGGATGGGACTCATGGCCGGGAGCGCGCGGTGCTGGCCAGCACCTTCGAGCTTTCACTTCGGCTGCTGCGCAAGCAGCTGGGGGCTGATGCGGAGCGGATGCTCTCCGGTCTGGAAGCCCTGGGGCATGCGCCGGTCAGCGGCTTCGGGACCCGCTTGGGGGCTGCCGTGGCCGGCCTGTCGGAGGAAGAGCTCCGCAAGCTCCTGCACAATGCACTTCTGCTCTCTCTTCTCTCCCAGATACCGCACACGGAGCGGCCGGATGGGGCGTGGCGCATCCACCCACTCGTGGCGGAGTTTCTCCGACACCAGCCCGCAGCAACCGCAGGCTTTGCTCGTCTGAGCGAATGGTTCCTGACGAGATTGCCTGAGCTTGAGCCCGGTCGGGAGCAGGAGCAGGGTCAGTCCTGGAAAGAGCTACACCAGGAGACCGCGGCACTCGTGGAGTGGTTGGCGCGGGTTCCCCAAGAGGACCTCGTCGAAGTCGAGCGAGCAGGCACTGACTACGCTCGCCAGAATGGCCCCTACGCGGCGTGGATCGCCTTCTGCGAGCGTGCTCTGAAGTCTTCCCCCTCGGATGATGCTCGGTCCAATCTTCTGTGGACGCTCGGCCTGGTGTCCTACCAGGGTGGTGCACTCGACCGTGGACTGAGCGCCGCAGAGGAGAAGATCCGACTCGATGAGGGACGGAAAGACGAGCGAGAAGTCGCGCTCGCCTCCGGGATGCGTGCCGACATTCTCCAGGCCCGCGGCCAGCTCGACGAGGCCCTGCGCATCCGTCGCGAAGAGGAGCTTCCCGTCTACGGATTGCCGACATTCTCCAGGCCCGCGGCCAGCTCGACGAGGCCCTGCGCATCCGTCGCGAAGAGCAGCTTCCCGTCTTCGAGAAGCTGGGCGACGTCCGCTCATTGCTCGTAG
- the tkt gene encoding transketolase has product MTTDTLDTQCINTLRTLAMDAVEKAHSGHPGAPMALAPVAYQLWQQELRYDPASPSWPNRDRFILSNGHASMLLYGLLHLAGVRRVNRDSGVEDVPAVSMEDLQKFRQLDSVTPGHPEYRWTSGVETTTGPLGQGVANSVGMAIASRWLASHFNRPGFTLFDYDVWAICGDGDMMEGVASEAASTAGHLQLPNLCWIYDANRISIDGSTDLAFTEDVGRRFEAYGWRVLHVADANDLKALEGAYRSFKEQRGKPTLIVVRSHIGFGAPKKQGTASAHGEPLGAEEIKGAKKAYGWPEDAQFLVPDGVRERFQERMGARGKQLREAWEKTLGEYRKQHPELADQLDRMQRFALPEGWDKELPSFPADAKGLATRESSGKVLNALAKNYPWLVGGSADLNPSTKTYITTSGPMKPGDLAGRNIHFGVREHAMGSIVNGLALSKVRPYGATFLIFSDYQRPAIRLSAIMEVPAIHIFTHDSIGLGEDGPTHQPVEQLSGLRSIPGLIVLRPADANEVTEAWRVIAQQTHHPVALVLTRQAVPTLDRTKYAPASGLAKGAYVLADSEKEPDVILIGTGSEVSLCLEAAEKLKAEGVKARVVSMPSWELFEQQDESYKDSVLLPSVRARVAVEQAAAFGWERWVGLSGSVIGMRTFGASAPLKSLLQKFGFTVDNVVKVAKETIAKARR; this is encoded by the coding sequence ATGACGACCGACACGCTGGACACTCAGTGCATCAACACGCTGCGCACCCTGGCCATGGACGCGGTGGAGAAGGCCCACTCCGGGCACCCGGGCGCGCCCATGGCGCTGGCTCCCGTCGCCTATCAGCTCTGGCAGCAGGAGCTGCGGTATGACCCGGCCAGCCCCAGCTGGCCCAACCGCGACAGGTTCATCCTCTCCAACGGCCACGCCTCCATGCTGCTGTACGGGCTGCTGCACCTGGCCGGTGTGCGGCGCGTGAACCGGGACTCCGGCGTGGAGGACGTGCCGGCCGTGTCCATGGAGGACCTCCAGAAGTTCCGCCAGCTCGATAGCGTCACGCCGGGCCACCCCGAGTACCGGTGGACCTCGGGTGTGGAGACCACCACGGGCCCGCTGGGCCAGGGCGTGGCCAACAGCGTAGGCATGGCCATCGCGTCGCGGTGGCTGGCCTCCCACTTCAACCGCCCCGGCTTCACCCTGTTCGACTACGACGTGTGGGCCATCTGCGGTGACGGGGACATGATGGAGGGCGTGGCCAGCGAGGCCGCCTCCACCGCCGGGCACCTGCAGCTGCCCAACCTGTGCTGGATCTACGACGCGAACCGCATCTCCATCGACGGCAGCACGGACCTGGCCTTCACCGAGGACGTGGGCCGGCGCTTCGAGGCCTATGGCTGGCGCGTGCTCCACGTGGCGGACGCGAATGATTTGAAGGCGCTCGAGGGCGCTTACCGCTCCTTCAAGGAGCAGCGCGGCAAGCCCACGCTCATCGTCGTCCGCAGCCACATCGGCTTCGGGGCGCCGAAGAAGCAGGGCACGGCGTCCGCGCACGGCGAGCCGCTGGGCGCCGAGGAGATCAAGGGCGCCAAGAAGGCCTATGGCTGGCCCGAGGATGCGCAGTTCCTGGTGCCCGACGGCGTGCGCGAGCGCTTCCAGGAGCGGATGGGCGCGCGCGGCAAGCAGCTCCGGGAGGCGTGGGAGAAGACGCTCGGCGAGTACCGCAAGCAGCACCCGGAGCTGGCGGACCAGCTCGACCGCATGCAGCGCTTCGCCCTGCCCGAGGGCTGGGACAAGGAGCTGCCCTCCTTCCCCGCGGATGCCAAAGGCCTGGCCACCCGCGAGTCGAGCGGCAAGGTGCTCAACGCCCTGGCGAAGAACTACCCGTGGCTGGTGGGCGGCTCGGCGGACCTCAACCCGTCCACGAAGACGTACATCACGACCTCGGGGCCGATGAAGCCGGGGGACCTGGCCGGGCGCAACATCCACTTCGGTGTGCGCGAGCACGCCATGGGCTCCATCGTGAACGGGCTGGCGCTGAGCAAGGTGCGCCCCTACGGCGCCACGTTCCTCATCTTCAGCGACTACCAGCGCCCGGCCATCCGGCTCTCCGCCATCATGGAGGTGCCCGCCATCCACATCTTCACCCATGACTCCATCGGCCTGGGCGAGGACGGGCCCACGCACCAGCCGGTGGAGCAGCTGTCCGGGCTGCGCTCCATCCCGGGCCTCATCGTCCTGCGGCCGGCGGACGCCAACGAGGTGACGGAGGCCTGGCGCGTCATCGCCCAGCAGACGCACCACCCGGTGGCGCTGGTGCTCACGCGCCAGGCGGTGCCCACGCTGGACCGCACGAAGTACGCGCCGGCCTCGGGGCTGGCCAAGGGCGCGTATGTGCTCGCCGACAGCGAGAAGGAGCCGGATGTCATCCTCATCGGCACTGGCAGCGAGGTGTCGCTGTGCCTGGAGGCCGCTGAGAAGCTCAAGGCCGAAGGCGTGAAGGCGCGCGTGGTGAGCATGCCCTCGTGGGAGCTCTTCGAGCAGCAGGACGAGAGCTATAAGGACTCCGTGCTGCTGCCCTCGGTGCGCGCGCGTGTGGCGGTGGAGCAGGCCGCGGCGTTCGGATGGGAGCGCTGGGTGGGGCTGAGCGGCTCGGTGATTGGCATGCGCACCTTCGGAGCGTCCGCGCCGCTCAAGTCCCTGCTCCAGAAGTTCGGCTTCACCGTGGACAACGTGGTGAAGGTGGCGAAGGAGACGATCGCCAAGGCGCGGCGGTAG
- a CDS encoding cell wall protein, whose amino-acid sequence MSFEKALREMIRRELESQLGPLQKSIVQLERGLSSLQSLRDVTGRLAPLLGQRAREAVLRRAQEQATPPRAEPTRAPAAAPARKGKGKGKAPAAAPAPAERACAVMGCKRPARSKGYCSAHYQKLRLLIRTNRRPADWVDDAAPNSAKDVKLPRGRAAARERQPEPAAAPKEPPKPKAWVRKKGGAKMVSLH is encoded by the coding sequence ATGTCCTTCGAAAAAGCCCTTCGAGAGATGATTCGCCGCGAGCTGGAGTCGCAGCTCGGCCCGCTCCAGAAGTCCATCGTGCAGCTGGAGCGAGGCCTGTCCTCGCTTCAGTCCCTGCGTGACGTCACAGGGAGGCTCGCGCCCCTGCTCGGCCAGAGAGCCCGGGAGGCTGTCCTTCGGCGGGCCCAGGAGCAGGCGACGCCTCCGCGGGCCGAGCCCACACGCGCCCCCGCCGCCGCACCGGCGCGCAAGGGCAAGGGCAAGGGCAAGGCCCCCGCCGCCGCCCCCGCCCCCGCCGAGCGGGCCTGCGCGGTGATGGGCTGCAAGCGGCCGGCGCGCTCCAAGGGGTACTGCTCGGCGCACTACCAGAAGCTGCGCCTGCTGATCCGCACCAACCGCCGCCCGGCGGACTGGGTGGATGACGCCGCCCCCAACTCGGCCAAGGACGTGAAGCTGCCCCGAGGCCGGGCCGCCGCGCGCGAGCGTCAGCCCGAGCCGGCCGCCGCCCCCAAGGAGCCGCCCAAGCCCAAGGCCTGGGTGCGCAAGAAGGGCGGCGCGAAGATGGTCTCCCTGCACTGA